A single Parabacteroides timonensis DNA region contains:
- a CDS encoding FecR family protein — protein sequence METINEDILLQYIDGTLPASGVTAVEEWQAASPENARLLEQLYFTHEVVKRVRVMQSVDPDQALLRFKSQVQVLNKKARLHRVISILQRTAAILFFPILVLSAYLWVQGGKEEVRMVEVRTNPGVVSAFDLPDGSQVWLNAASSLKYPSEFVAGNRRVVLEGQGYFKVTHDAKKPFIVQAGSEYAVEVLGTTFNVAAYADEDKIETTLVEGSVKVSVHSLGGQDVSRKIKPNEKATFTKTTGQLDVATVNTDHETAWKDGTIVFRNHPMDEVLKVLSRHYHVRFMVKDSTALHSIITARFKDEQLPQVMEYLQLASGIKYKIQKTPVTSGQTPEIPIIEITK from the coding sequence ATGGAAACAATTAACGAAGACATATTATTACAGTACATAGACGGAACCCTACCGGCTAGCGGTGTGACGGCTGTCGAAGAGTGGCAGGCTGCTTCTCCTGAGAATGCCAGGCTCCTGGAACAACTTTATTTCACCCACGAAGTGGTAAAACGCGTACGGGTGATGCAGTCGGTCGACCCCGACCAGGCCTTGCTGCGTTTCAAATCTCAGGTTCAGGTACTAAATAAGAAGGCGCGTCTGCATCGGGTTATTTCAATTTTGCAGCGGACGGCAGCCATTCTATTTTTCCCGATATTAGTTTTATCTGCATACCTATGGGTGCAGGGAGGCAAAGAAGAGGTGCGCATGGTTGAAGTGCGCACCAACCCGGGAGTCGTCTCCGCTTTCGACCTGCCGGACGGTTCGCAAGTATGGTTGAATGCGGCCAGCTCGTTGAAGTACCCGTCTGAGTTCGTGGCTGGCAACCGCCGGGTCGTTCTCGAAGGACAAGGTTATTTCAAAGTGACGCACGACGCAAAGAAACCGTTTATCGTACAGGCCGGTTCCGAATATGCGGTGGAAGTGCTCGGAACAACTTTCAATGTCGCAGCCTACGCCGATGAAGATAAAATCGAAACGACTCTGGTCGAAGGGTCGGTCAAAGTATCGGTACATTCGCTTGGCGGACAGGACGTTTCCCGTAAGATAAAACCGAACGAAAAGGCAACCTTTACGAAAACTACCGGCCAGTTAGACGTCGCAACGGTGAATACCGACCACGAAACGGCCTGGAAAGACGGGACAATCGTCTTCCGCAATCATCCGATGGATGAGGTGCTGAAAGTGTTGAGCAGGCATTACCACGTGAGATTCATGGTCAAAGACTCGACGGCTCTCCATTCGATCATTACGGCGAGGTTTAAAGATGAACAACTACCTCAGGTGATGGAATACCTCCAACTTGCCTCCGGCATAAAATATAAGATACAGAAAACACCCGTTACTTCCGGTCAAACGCCTGAAATACCGATAATTGAAATAACAAAATAG
- the gpmA gene encoding 2,3-diphosphoglycerate-dependent phosphoglycerate mutase, with product MKKIVLLRHGESAWNKENRFTGWTDVDLTEKGIEEACKAGDLLRKEGFVFDKAYTSYLKRAVKTLNNVLDRMDQDWIPVEKSWRLNEKHYGALQGLNKSETAERYGDEQVLIWRRSYDVAPHALKEDDPRNPRFEIRYKEVPDKELPRTESLKDTVDRILPYWKEVIFPSLKTSDQILVTAHGNSLRGIIKYVRNIPDEDIVHLNLPTAVPYVLEFDDDLNLVKDYFLGDPEEIKKLMEAVANQGKKAK from the coding sequence ATGAAAAAGATTGTTTTGCTCCGCCACGGCGAAAGCGCCTGGAACAAAGAGAACCGTTTTACGGGATGGACCGACGTAGATCTGACTGAAAAAGGAATAGAGGAAGCCTGCAAAGCCGGTGATTTATTACGCAAAGAGGGCTTCGTTTTCGACAAAGCCTATACATCTTATTTAAAGCGTGCTGTCAAGACATTAAATAATGTACTCGACCGGATGGACCAGGACTGGATACCGGTGGAGAAAAGCTGGCGTCTGAACGAGAAGCATTACGGCGCATTGCAGGGCCTCAACAAAAGCGAGACGGCCGAGAGATATGGCGACGAACAGGTATTGATCTGGCGCAGAAGCTACGATGTGGCCCCACATGCCCTGAAAGAGGACGACCCGCGTAACCCACGTTTCGAGATCCGTTACAAGGAGGTGCCCGACAAAGAGCTGCCGCGCACGGAATCGCTGAAAGATACCGTCGACCGCATCCTCCCCTACTGGAAAGAGGTAATCTTCCCTTCGTTGAAGACTTCCGACCAGATCCTGGTGACGGCCCACGGAAACAGCCTGAGAGGTATCATTAAATATGTACGCAATATCCCGGACGAGGACATCGTTCACCTGAACCTTCCCACCGCCGTGCCTTACGTGCTTGAGTTTGATGACGACCTGAACCTCGTGAAGGATTATTTCCTCGGCGACCCCGAAGAAATCAAAAAGCTGATGGAAGCTGTCGCCAACCAGGGAAAGAAAGCGAAATAA
- a CDS encoding RNA polymerase sigma-70 factor yields the protein MNTENELTLHLLKAGNDNAFDTVYKQYYRGLCAFASQYVAETEIEEIVQEVMMWLWENHASLVPELSIKSLLFMMVKNKCLNHISHNQIRQRVHEKLYAKFENQFEDPDFYIENELIALAAKAIRELPDDYRKAFEMNRFDNLTYNEIAERTGVSPKTVAYRISQALKILRVELKDYMPLLMVLLN from the coding sequence GTGAATACGGAAAATGAACTGACCTTACATCTATTGAAAGCGGGCAACGACAATGCCTTCGACACAGTCTACAAGCAATACTACCGGGGGCTGTGTGCCTTCGCATCCCAATACGTAGCCGAAACGGAAATAGAAGAAATCGTACAGGAGGTAATGATGTGGCTCTGGGAGAACCATGCCTCGCTGGTTCCCGAACTCTCCATCAAATCCTTACTCTTTATGATGGTGAAGAACAAATGCCTGAATCACATCTCCCACAACCAGATCCGCCAGCGGGTACATGAAAAGCTTTACGCCAAATTCGAAAACCAGTTCGAAGATCCCGACTTTTACATAGAGAACGAATTGATCGCCTTGGCTGCCAAGGCGATCCGGGAGCTCCCGGATGATTATAGAAAGGCCTTCGAAATGAACCGTTTCGACAACCTTACCTACAACGAGATCGCGGAGAGAACCGGCGTTTCGCCCAAGACCGTGGCCTATCGTATCTCACAGGCGCTCAAAATCCTGCGGGTAGAGTTGAAAGACTATATGCCGCTGCTCATGGTCTTATTGAACTGA
- a CDS encoding DUF3078 domain-containing protein, which produces MKRTYLMILFAVLATAVYSQTDDKGYEEGKYVLKGVSGLNLSQTAMTNWSAGGENSVAGNAYLNGSLTHKSGNWLWVTNLVLDYGLTKTKSQGMRKSTDKIGLSTQLGYSTNNVWYYTLMGDINTQFAKGYNYPDKEHYISNFFAPAYSNISLGMEYRPKSNYSVYLSPVSAKMTFVEDDYLSEIGAFGVDPGDRFKIECGAYLKARAEMPLMENVSLITTADFFTPYSNQFGNIDVNWDMLISMKINKFLSATLNTTLKYDNDVKTFDDNGTKHGAKVQFKEILGVGLAYNF; this is translated from the coding sequence ATGAAACGTACATACTTAATGATATTATTCGCCGTGCTGGCTACCGCTGTGTACAGCCAGACCGACGACAAAGGCTATGAGGAAGGAAAATATGTGTTAAAAGGCGTGTCAGGCCTCAACCTGTCGCAAACAGCCATGACCAACTGGTCGGCCGGCGGCGAAAACTCCGTAGCCGGAAACGCCTACCTCAACGGCTCGCTGACGCACAAAAGCGGCAACTGGCTCTGGGTGACCAACCTCGTACTCGACTACGGGTTGACGAAAACCAAATCGCAGGGCATGCGCAAGAGCACCGACAAGATCGGACTCTCCACCCAGCTCGGCTACTCGACCAACAATGTCTGGTACTACACCCTCATGGGCGACATCAACACCCAGTTCGCCAAAGGCTACAACTACCCGGACAAGGAACATTACATCTCCAACTTCTTCGCACCGGCCTACTCCAACATCTCGCTGGGTATGGAATACCGCCCGAAGAGCAACTATTCGGTCTACCTCTCGCCCGTATCCGCCAAGATGACGTTTGTTGAGGACGATTACCTGTCCGAAATCGGAGCCTTCGGAGTCGATCCGGGCGACCGTTTCAAGATCGAATGCGGCGCCTACCTCAAGGCACGTGCCGAAATGCCCCTGATGGAAAACGTCAGCCTCATCACGACGGCCGACTTCTTCACGCCTTACAGCAACCAGTTCGGCAACATCGACGTCAACTGGGATATGCTCATCAGCATGAAGATCAACAAATTCCTCTCGGCAACGCTCAACACGACGCTGAAATACGACAACGACGTCAAGACCTTCGACGACAACGGTACGAAACACGGCGCAAAAGTACAGTTCAAAGAGATACTGGGCGTGGGCCTGGCCTACAATTTCTGA
- a CDS encoding phenylalanine--tRNA ligase subunit alpha, with protein MINKIKALLQEVENMKAANAEELEALRIKYLSKKGEVSALMNDFRNVAADQKREVGQFLNQLKETTQNKINELKESFDNVQTGNDDIDLTRTAYPVELGTRHPLSLVKKEICDIFGRLGFSIAEGPEIEDDWHVFSSLNFAEDHPARDMQDTFFIQHNPDVLLRTHTSSVQTRVMETQQPPIRIICPGRVYRNEAISYRAHCFFHQVEALYVDKNVSFADLKQALLFFAKEMFGPETKIRLRPSYFPFTEPSAEMDISCNLCGGKGCAFCKHTGWVEILGCGMVDPNVLESCGIDSKVYTGYALGMGIERITNLKYQVKDLRMFSENDVRFLKQFESAN; from the coding sequence ATGATCAATAAAATCAAGGCTCTGCTACAAGAAGTGGAGAACATGAAGGCAGCAAATGCCGAAGAGCTGGAAGCTTTACGCATCAAATACCTCAGCAAAAAAGGAGAAGTATCCGCGCTGATGAATGATTTCCGCAACGTGGCGGCCGATCAGAAGCGTGAAGTAGGACAGTTCCTCAACCAACTGAAAGAAACGACTCAGAATAAGATCAACGAACTGAAAGAGAGTTTCGATAACGTGCAGACGGGCAACGACGACATCGACCTGACCCGTACCGCTTATCCGGTTGAACTGGGAACACGCCACCCGCTTTCTCTTGTTAAAAAGGAAATATGCGACATCTTCGGACGTCTGGGCTTCAGCATCGCAGAAGGCCCCGAAATTGAAGACGACTGGCATGTATTCTCATCATTGAATTTTGCCGAAGACCATCCTGCACGCGATATGCAGGACACGTTCTTCATACAACATAATCCGGACGTGCTATTGCGTACGCACACCTCATCCGTACAGACCCGCGTGATGGAGACACAGCAACCTCCTATCCGCATCATCTGCCCGGGACGCGTGTACCGCAACGAGGCGATCTCTTACCGCGCACACTGCTTCTTCCACCAGGTGGAAGCCCTGTATGTCGACAAGAACGTGTCGTTTGCCGACCTGAAACAGGCCCTGCTCTTCTTTGCAAAAGAAATGTTCGGCCCGGAAACGAAAATACGTCTGCGTCCCTCCTACTTCCCCTTCACTGAACCGTCGGCGGAAATGGATATTTCCTGCAACCTCTGCGGAGGCAAAGGATGCGCATTCTGCAAACATACCGGCTGGGTGGAAATCCTGGGATGCGGTATGGTAGACCCGAATGTTTTGGAAAGTTGCGGTATCGACAGTAAAGTATATACCGGCTACGCCCTGGGAATGGGTATCGAACGTATTACAAACCTGAAATACCAAGTAAAAGACCTAAGAATGTTCTCAGAGAACGATGTTCGTTTCCTGAAACAATTTGAATCAGCCAATTAA
- the crcB gene encoding fluoride efflux transporter CrcB translates to MIKVLFLIAGGAIGSALRYGVSMWVQRTMLHSFPFGILSVNVIGSFLIGFCWSLAEYHNLSLNARAFLFTGLFGGFTTFSSFALDTMSLMKTGEYKLAILNILASNILGLLAVFLGLLLGKNTLSLLK, encoded by the coding sequence ATGATAAAGGTTTTATTTTTAATTGCAGGAGGCGCAATCGGATCGGCACTACGCTATGGAGTTTCCATGTGGGTGCAACGAACGATGCTGCACTCCTTTCCCTTCGGGATACTTTCCGTTAACGTGATCGGTTCCTTCCTTATCGGATTTTGCTGGAGCCTGGCCGAATATCACAACCTGTCGCTCAACGCAAGAGCTTTTCTCTTCACCGGACTTTTCGGCGGATTTACCACATTTTCGTCGTTCGCACTCGATACAATGTCGCTGATGAAAACCGGCGAATATAAACTTGCAATACTGAATATACTGGCTAGCAATATCTTAGGACTACTTGCCGTCTTTTTGGGTTTGCTGCTTGGAAAAAATACATTATCTTTATTGAAATAA
- the nth gene encoding endonuclease III: MRKEERYKGVLNWFNENVPVAETELHYDDPYQLLIAVILSAQCTDKRVNMITPALFEDFPTAEVMAASTPEVIFEYIRSVSYPNNKAKHLVGMARMLISDFAGVVPSEIDELQKLPGVGRKTANVIASVVYNKPAMAVDTHVFRVANRIGLTNNSKTPLETERELVKHIPEKMIPIAHHWLILHGRYTCIARKPKCEECGLKPWCKHFLTTKT; encoded by the coding sequence ATGCGTAAAGAGGAACGATATAAAGGTGTACTCAACTGGTTCAACGAAAACGTGCCGGTTGCAGAAACGGAGTTGCACTACGACGACCCCTACCAGTTGCTTATTGCCGTGATCTTGTCCGCCCAGTGCACCGACAAGCGGGTCAATATGATAACCCCGGCCCTATTCGAGGATTTTCCCACCGCTGAGGTGATGGCGGCCTCCACACCCGAGGTCATCTTCGAATATATCCGTAGCGTCTCCTACCCCAACAACAAAGCGAAACACCTGGTCGGAATGGCCCGGATGCTGATCTCCGACTTCGCAGGCGTGGTGCCCTCCGAGATCGACGAGTTGCAGAAACTGCCCGGCGTGGGACGCAAAACGGCCAACGTGATCGCCTCTGTCGTCTACAACAAGCCGGCCATGGCGGTAGACACCCACGTGTTCCGCGTAGCCAACCGCATCGGACTGACCAACAACAGCAAGACTCCGCTCGAGACGGAACGCGAACTGGTGAAACATATACCCGAGAAAATGATCCCGATCGCCCACCACTGGCTCATCCTTCACGGACGTTACACCTGCATCGCCCGGAAACCCAAATGCGAAGAATGCGGCCTCAAGCCCTGGTGCAAGCATTTCCTGACGACAAAAACGTAA
- a CDS encoding MBL fold metallo-hydrolase: MKITFLGTGTSTGVPEIGCQCEVCTSKDPRDWRLRTSVLVETEGKRILLDCGPDFRWQMITSRTYHLDAVLISHEHYDHVGGLDDLRPFCREKGVDIYAEDSVAEAIETRIPYVFRKHKYPGVPNLEMHRIGTAPFVAAGLTIVPIRVMHGSLPILGYRIGNMAYLTDLKSLPEEEYAKLEGLDVLIIAALRRGEHPTHESLEQALANVERIRPKEAYLIHMSHRIGLHAEIEKELPPHVHFAYDGLSVFS, encoded by the coding sequence ATGAAAATTACTTTTTTGGGGACGGGGACTTCAACCGGGGTTCCCGAGATAGGTTGCCAGTGCGAAGTCTGTACGAGTAAAGACCCCCGCGACTGGCGTCTGCGCACTTCGGTGCTGGTGGAGACGGAAGGAAAACGCATTTTGCTGGACTGTGGCCCAGACTTCCGTTGGCAGATGATAACAAGTAGGACGTACCATCTGGACGCCGTTTTGATCTCGCACGAGCATTATGACCATGTAGGGGGGCTGGACGATCTGCGTCCTTTCTGCCGCGAAAAGGGAGTCGATATTTATGCTGAAGACTCCGTGGCCGAAGCCATCGAGACACGTATCCCTTACGTCTTCCGCAAACATAAGTACCCGGGCGTCCCAAACCTGGAGATGCACCGGATCGGCACTGCGCCCTTCGTGGCTGCCGGACTGACGATTGTTCCTATCCGCGTGATGCATGGCAGCCTGCCCATCCTGGGCTACCGGATCGGAAATATGGCCTATCTGACCGATCTGAAATCACTTCCGGAAGAGGAATATGCCAAGTTGGAAGGGTTGGATGTCCTGATTATAGCAGCGTTGCGACGGGGAGAGCATCCCACGCACGAGAGTCTGGAGCAGGCTTTGGCCAACGTCGAGCGTATCCGGCCGAAAGAAGCCTACCTGATCCATATGAGTCACCGGATCGGACTACATGCCGAAATAGAAAAAGAATTACCCCCACATGTGCATTTTGCGTATGATGGGCTGAGCGTTTTCAGTTGA
- the murB gene encoding UDP-N-acetylmuramate dehydrogenase, producing the protein MRIEENYSLEKHNTFHLPVKTRWFMEYADEEELGRILHDEYFQECLSLHIGSGSNLLFINDFNGIILHSAIKGITLVKETDDHAYLRVGAAEQWDDVVAYAVSKGWGGIENLSLIPGEAGAAAIQNIGAYGVEIKDVIENVETYNQLTFAKHTFTNAECQYGYRNSYFKNEHNDPHIVTYVTLRLDKHPRLSVNYGNLKEELAHYPEITPATIREAVVKIRREKLPDPEKLGNAGSFFMNPVIAAAQFEKLKAQYPEIPSYAAGEGKVKVPAGWLIEQCGFKGKSHGSVGVYEKQALVLVNLGEARGHEIALVAESIRAAVKDRFGIEIMPEVKYVG; encoded by the coding sequence ATGAGGATAGAAGAAAATTACTCGTTGGAAAAGCATAACACTTTCCATTTGCCGGTCAAAACGCGTTGGTTCATGGAGTATGCGGATGAAGAGGAGTTGGGACGTATTTTACATGATGAGTATTTCCAGGAGTGTTTGTCGTTACACATAGGAAGTGGGAGTAATCTGTTATTTATAAACGACTTCAACGGGATCATCCTGCACTCGGCCATAAAAGGGATCACCCTGGTGAAGGAAACGGACGATCATGCCTACCTGCGCGTAGGAGCCGCCGAACAGTGGGACGACGTAGTGGCCTACGCCGTGTCGAAAGGGTGGGGAGGTATCGAGAACCTGTCGCTTATACCCGGCGAGGCCGGTGCTGCCGCTATCCAGAACATTGGCGCTTACGGTGTGGAAATCAAAGACGTGATCGAAAACGTGGAGACATACAACCAGCTGACATTCGCAAAGCATACCTTCACAAATGCCGAATGCCAGTACGGTTACCGCAACAGCTATTTCAAAAACGAACATAACGATCCGCACATTGTTACTTACGTAACACTGCGGTTGGATAAACACCCCCGCCTCTCCGTCAACTACGGAAACCTGAAGGAGGAACTGGCTCATTATCCGGAGATCACACCGGCAACCATCCGGGAAGCCGTCGTCAAGATCCGTCGGGAGAAACTTCCCGACCCTGAGAAGCTGGGCAATGCCGGCAGTTTCTTCATGAACCCCGTTATTGCTGCCGCACAGTTCGAGAAACTGAAGGCGCAGTATCCGGAAATACCGTCGTACGCTGCCGGTGAAGGCAAGGTGAAAGTACCTGCCGGCTGGCTGATCGAGCAATGCGGGTTTAAAGGTAAGTCGCACGGGTCGGTAGGGGTTTACGAGAAACAGGCGCTTGTCCTGGTCAACCTGGGAGAGGCCAGGGGACACGAGATCGCGCTGGTGGCCGAAAGTATCCGTGCCGCCGTAAAAGATCGTTTCGGCATAGAGATCATGCCGGAGGTTAAATATGTAGGATAA
- a CDS encoding HU family DNA-binding protein, with amino-acid sequence MNKAELIEALADKAGLQKQKAKKVLDAYIEIVTEKMSQKEEITLIGFGTLIPRPQTSRLARNPKTGTPVQIPARTTVKFKPGKFLLEAMNGTGEKK; translated from the coding sequence ATGAACAAAGCAGAACTTATCGAGGCCTTAGCAGATAAGGCAGGGTTACAGAAACAGAAAGCAAAAAAAGTATTGGATGCTTACATCGAGATCGTAACCGAAAAAATGTCACAAAAAGAGGAAATTACTCTTATTGGTTTTGGTACACTGATACCTAGACCTCAAACAAGTCGCCTGGCTCGTAATCCAAAAACTGGTACTCCGGTACAGATTCCAGCCAGAACAACGGTAAAGTTCAAACCCGGTAAATTCTTGCTGGAAGCGATGAACGGCACTGGCGAGAAAAAATAA
- the upp gene encoding uracil phosphoribosyltransferase, whose amino-acid sequence MKIVNLGESNSILNRFVSELRDVNIQKDSLRFRRNIERIGEIMAYEISKDFSYSQKDILSPLGIAPMNTPDDRVVISTILRAGLPYHQGFLSYLDYAENAFVSAYRKYKDRLNFDIHIEYIASPRLTEKTLIITDPMLATGSSMELAYEALLTKGHPSHIHVASIIASKQAIEYLQRKMPDDKTTIWIAALDDELDDHSYIIPGLGDAGDLAYGEKE is encoded by the coding sequence ATGAAAATAGTTAATCTGGGAGAATCAAACTCCATATTAAATAGGTTCGTTTCTGAATTACGGGATGTAAATATTCAGAAAGACAGTCTTCGTTTCCGCAGAAACATCGAACGGATAGGCGAAATTATGGCTTACGAAATCAGTAAAGATTTTTCTTACAGCCAAAAAGATATCCTATCTCCACTCGGAATCGCCCCTATGAATACTCCCGACGATCGGGTCGTAATCAGCACCATCCTACGTGCAGGCCTCCCTTATCACCAGGGATTCCTGAGTTATCTTGATTATGCGGAGAACGCGTTCGTATCTGCTTACCGGAAATACAAGGATCGCCTGAACTTCGACATCCATATAGAATATATTGCTTCCCCGAGATTAACAGAGAAAACCCTGATCATCACCGATCCGATGCTAGCTACGGGTAGTTCGATGGAACTGGCTTACGAAGCCTTGTTGACAAAGGGACATCCGTCACACATCCATGTGGCTTCCATCATCGCCAGCAAGCAGGCTATCGAATACCTGCAAAGGAAAATGCCGGATGATAAAACGACCATCTGGATCGCCGCCCTCGATGACGAGCTGGACGATCACTCCTATATCATTCCCGGACTGGGAGACGCCGGCGACCTGGCATACGGAGAAAAAGAATAA